The nucleotide window TGTCGCTGGACTACGAACCCCATTCGCTCGTCAGAGTACAGAATTTAGCCAAGTGCCTGCGGTTGACCTAGGCAAAATGGTTGTGAGCGAAATGCTTGCAAGAACAGATGTCGATCCTGCGCTTATCGAGCAAGTGGTGTTCGGCCAAGTCGTACAAATGCCAGAAGCACCGAATATTGCACGTGAAATCGTGTTGGGTACTGGCATGGACATCAATACCGATGCCTACAGTGTGACACGAGCATGTGCGACCAGCTTCCAAGCGGCTGTCAACGTGACCGAGAGCATTATGGCTGGCACGATTGATGTCGGTATTGCAGGCGGTGCGGATTCTTCTTCTGTATTGCCTATTGGTGTTTCGAAAAAGTTAGCGGCAAATTTATTAGCGCTGAGTAAAACGAAAACCATGGGTCAGAAGCTGAAGATTCTTAAAACACTTTCAGTAAAAGATCTGATGCCAGTGCCACCGGCAGTCGCAGAATACTCGACCGGTTTATCCATGGGACAAACGGCTGAGCAGATGGCGAAGACGCATGGTATTACTCGCGAAGCTCAAGACGCACTTGCTCACCGTTCTCACTCTTTGGCTTCTCAAGCATGGAAAGAAGGCAAGATTAAAGACGAAGTGATGACGGCATTCCCAGCGCCTTATAAAAAGTACCTCGCGGAAGACAACAACGTTCGCCACGACTCAACGGTTGAAGGCTACGCGAAACTGCGCCCGGCATTCGATAGAAAGTACGGCAGTGTAACGGCAGCCAATGCAACGCCTCTTACCGATGGCGGCGCTGCGGTTATGTTGATGCGCGAAGGTAAAGCTAAAGAGCTAGGCTTAGAAGTGCTTGGCTATATTCGTGGCTATGCATTCTCAGCGATTGGTGTTGAAACGGATATGTTGATGGGGCCAACCTACGCGACCTCTCAAGTGTTGAAGAACACAGGTTTAGAGTTGTCAGACCTAACTCTAATCGAGATGCACGAAGCATTCGCAGCCCAAGTTCTAGCGAACGTCAAAATGTTTGCAAGTGACGAGTTTGCTCAGAAGAATCTTGGCCGTGACAAAGCGATCGGTGAGATTGATATGGAGAAATTCAACGTGCTGGGTAGTTCAATTGCTTACGGACACCCGTTTGCTGCGACTGGTGCGCGTATGATGACTCAAACACTGCGTGAATTGAAACGTCGCGGTGGCGGCTTGGCACTGAACACAGCTTGTGCGGCTGGTGGTTTAGGTGCAGCAATGATCTTGGAGGTAGAATAATGTCTACGACTCTTGATGCAACAACAGAAAAAGAAACCGTCGCTCAACCAGATTCAACGTCGGCGACTGAATCAACCAAAAAGAAAGCGACAGCATTTACTCTTAATATCGATGAGCAAGATATTGCTTGGTTAGCGATTGATGTGCCAAACGAGAAAATGAACACGCTGCAAGCGGCTTTTGCTGAAGAAATGAAAGCCATCTTCGAGCAGCTAAAAGAAAAGCAAAGCCGAGTTAAGGGCTTAATCGTTCATTCACTAAAGCCAGATAACTTTATCGCAGGTGCTGATGTGCGAATGCTTGATGCTTGTAAAACGGCTGACGAAGCACAGTCTCTTGCTCGTCAAGGGCAGGAGATGTTCCAAACACTCTCAGATCTTCCATATCCAGTAGTCGCAGCAATTCACGGTCCATGTTTAGGTGGCGGTTTAGAACTTGCGCTGGCATGTGATTACCGCGTATGTACCGACTCAGACAAGACTCGCCTTGGCTTGCCAGAAGTACAGCTCGGTCTGTTACCAGGCTCTGGTGGTACACAGCGTCTTCCTCGTCTTATCGGGTTGCTGCCTTCTCTTGACCTTATTCTTACGGGTAAGCAGTTGCGTGCTAAGAAAGCGAAATCGCTCGGTGTTGTCGATGCTTGTGTGCCAGAAACTATCTTGCTTGAAGTCGCTAAGAGCTTTGTTGAAAAGAACTCAGGCGGAAAAAAAGGTAAGCGTCTTGCGTCTAAAAGCCAAGCTTCGACCAAAGAGAAACTTATTTCACGCACGGGTCTTGGTCGTAAGGTTATTTTTGAACAGGCTTCGAAGAAAACCAACCAGAAAACACGCGGTAATTACCCTGCAGCCGATGCGATTCTTGATGTGATTCGTTACGGCCTTGAGAACGGTTTTGATAAAGGCCTTCAGTATGAAGCGAAGCGTTTCTCTGAACTGGTAATGACTTCAGAATCTAAAGCCCTGCGTTCGATTTTCTTTGCCACCACTGAAATGAAAAAAGAGCACGGCGCAGACGCAGAACCCAAAGCGGTTAAGCGTGTTGGTGTGCTGGGCGGTGGCCTTATGGGTGCTGGTATCAGCCATGTTAGCGTTGCCAAAGCGAAAGTGCCTGTTCGCATTAAAGACGTATCCAATGAAGGCGTTCTGAACGCGCTGAACTACAACTTTAAGTTGTTCGATAAGCAGCGTAAGCGTCGCATTCTGACTAAAGCTGGTCTGGAAAGTAAGATGCTTCAGCTTTCTGGTGGTATCGACTTTACGAGCTTTAATCACACCGATGTGGTGATTGAAGCGGTATTTGAAGATCTCGATCTTAAGCAATCAATGGTTGCGGACATTGAAGCCAATGCAAAGCCAGAGACTATCTTTGCGACCAACACGTCTTCACTGCCAATCCATAAGATTGCGGAGAAGGCGCAGCGACCAGAAAACGTGGTCGGCCTTCACTACTTCAGCCCTGCCGAAAAAATGCCGTTAGTTGAAGTCATTCCTCATGAAACAACCTCAGAAGAGACGATTTCGACGGTCGTAGCATTAGCGAAGAAGCAAGGCAAAACGCCGATTGTTGTTAAAGACACGGCTGGTTTCTATGTGAACCGTATTCTTGCTCCGTACATGAATGAAGCCGCGCACTTATTATTGGCAAACGAGCCGATCGAAAAGCTCGATAGCACGTTATTGGACTTCGGTTTCCCGGTCGGCCCAATTACTTTGTTAGATGAGGTGGGTGTTGATATCGGCGCGAAGATTATTCCAATTTTAGTGAATGAGCTTGGCGATCGTTTCCAAGGCCCTGATGTGTTCGATATTCTTTTGAATGACAACCGTAAAGGCCGTAAGAGTGGCAAAGGTTTCTACACTTACAAAGGTAAGAAGAAAGAAGTCGATAAGTCAGTTTACAAGCTGCTTAAGCTGCAACCCGATCCTAAGTTGAGCGACAACGATATCGCGATGCGCTGTGTGTTACCTATGCTGAATGAAGCGGTTCGTTGTTTGGATGACGGTATTATCCGCAGCCCACGTGATGGCGATATTGGTGCTATTTTCGGTATCGGTTTCCCTCCATTCTTAGGAGGTCCGTTCCGATACATGGATCAAATTGGTATTAAGTCATTGGTCGAAATGATGAACGACTTCGCTAAGAAGTACGGTGATCGTTTTGCACCTTGCGATGGCCTACTGACACGTGCTGGTTTGGATGAGTCTTTTTATAAATAACTCTCTCTACAAGTAACGTTCTAGCACATTGATTATCAAGCCCGTATCAAGCAATTGATGCGGGCTTTTTTTGTTTTATGAGCGAGTGTTAAAGGTATGAGATTCCCGACTCAGTCGTTCCTCCTTCTCGGGAATGACGGGGAGTGGTGTGTTCTGTCAGGTAGCGTTGGCTTGGTGTGGGAGATTCCCGGCTCAGTCGTTCCTCCTTCTCGGGAATGACGGGGAGTGGTGTGTTCTGTCAGGTAGCGTTGGCTTGGTGTGGGAGATTCCCGACTCAGTCGTTCCTCCTTCTCGGGAATGACGAGGAGAGGGATGTGTTTTGCCTGATATTATCGGTGTGTCGGGAGATTCCCAACTCGGTCATTCCTCCCTCTTGGGAGTGACGAAAGAGAGGTTGAAAGTAAGCTATTAGTGTTAATAGGCGGATTGTGGCTAATGCATTGCAATCGAAACTACCGTCATCTCCTAAAGCGACGCAGGAGCGTAATAGGAGATCTGCTTTTGTGCTTCATCCAAGAAAAAAGGTTGATGCTTTCACATCAACCCTATGATTTTCATTCCAGCTTTATCAGCCAAGCTCACAGTCTTTAGGGCGTAACTGAAACTCATCAATTGAGCCAATCTCCACACCTGCCGTCAACTTGTCTTCCTCATCATGAGCATTACCGTGCGCATGCATAATCAGACGATTTGCCGTGCGAGGTTTAAGTTGGCTGACCACAAAACGCATCATGTCTGAGCGTGTTAGACCTTTGAGGTCTTCTAAGACACGCTCTCTCTGATTGAATTCCAAGTCCTTATTGCCTATCGCAACCCATAAGCGTTGAGCGCGACCGCGCAAGGTGGTATCTGGCGTTGAAATCTGATTCCAGAGCCCGCGTTTACTGCTGTGCCATTGATAGTCGTTAAGCTCCAACAGCACCATGTAAAAGGCATTAAGGAACTCATCTATCGAGGCTAACAAGTCTGCCGGGGCAGCATTCGGTGATTGCACATATAACACAATACCCGGGTGTCGGTTCAACGGCATATTGCCAGTGCCGACCATATAGCCTAGCTGCTGCTTGGTACGAATCTCATGGAAGAAGGTGGCTGACATCAAATGGTTCGCCAATGAATACAGCGCAATATTTTTAGGTGAAATATCAGCACATTGGTAGTAAACCACGATGGCTGAATCATCTTGATTACATACGACTTCGCGTTGGAAGCTACCATTTTCACCCAACATGATTAATGGGCGTAGTGACTCTTCGTAAGCTTGGTCTTGAACACGTAATGCATCTTTTAGCGTTTCAGCCATCTTGTGTGCATCGGCTTTTTTCCAATCACCATACACAAACATTTCGACATGCAGTTCTGCCAAAATTGCTTGAACAAAAGAAGAGAGTTCATCGACCTCAATCGTTTCCAATGCTTCAATTAATACGGAATAAGGCGGGTTATTTGGCTGAAGTATTCCGGTCATCGCATTAAATAGCTGCGAAATAGGACGATCTTGCGACGCATTATTCCAGTTTCTGAGCAATTGATGCTTAATAGTTTCAAAGCGTGTTGGACTAAAGTCGCGTGCTTGGAAGCGCTCAAGGATCATATTGAGCAGCTGTGGTTGCTTTTCGCTGAATCCCGAAAGCGTGAGTGTTACACCGCCCTGATGGGTATACATGTTGTAGCCCATACCCGCAATCTCAGCCTGATACGTATCTTTTTCAAGCGAGTCCAAGAACATCTCTACACACAAGCGTGTTTTAACGATGTTTCTCGGGGTGGCGACTGAATGTGGGCTGTCGATAGCGATATACACCACACCTTTAGGTACTCGAAATTGATGGTCTTGGAGGTGCCATAACTTAAAGCCATCCAGCTCTTCTAACAGTTGTGGGTGCTTAGCATCACCTTCGAGTTCAGCAGGGTCTAAGTCGTAGCAAATAAATGGGTTTTTACTTGGCAGCTCAAACATCCAGCCGGGGTTGATGCACGTAAAGCATTGGGTCTGCTCTGAGCTAAAAGGCGTAACGGAGTAGGGCGTAAAATACCACTTCGCTTCTCTATCATACTCGAAACCTTGAGCTACGATGGTGACCCGCATGTTGTCGACAGATAAGTAGGTAAGCAAAGAGCGTTGTAACTCTTCGTCAAAGTGCGACATCTTATAATCGCCATACACCACATCTTGCTCTTGATAGTGCTGCATGTTGATAACAAGATGACTGACGACATCGAGCGGTCTGGAGGGCTCTTGAAAGCGGAAAGCGGACTCTAAAACGGCGCGTTTTTCAAGATAACGCCACTCTTCGATGCCTTGTTGTTCAATGAGTTTGATGTACTGAAATATTGCTTGAACGACGTTATCGGTTTTGGTTAAGCCTTCGATGGTCATTGAGCAACTGATCGTGAAGTCACGATAGTTACTGCCACTTGCGCCGCCACCTGCCGAGAGGGAAGTAATCCAACCTTTCTCTTTCAGCTGCATCATCAAACTGCCTTCGCCTTCGTAACCGATAAGGTGTGCAAAGAATGATAATGGCTTAATCCCATAGTGCTCGTCCATGCTGGGCATTGGGAAGGTTAAGATAAGTTTTCGTACTTCTTTTATCGGTTTAACGTGTACTTGTACACCCGTGCTTAATTCGCCAACAATCGGAACTGCAACCTTTTTACCTTGTAGTTTGTGATTGGTAATCGAGCTAAAACGCTCCTCAACCCAACTTTGCATCTCATCTAATGATTGATTGCCAGACAGTGTCAGCGTCATTAGATCGGCTGAATATTGTTGCTGGTGGAAAGCCAAGATCTCTTGTCGAATCGTTTCACCGTTTCTGTCACCCAACGTCTCGATATTACCGACAGAAAACTTCGAGAATGGGTGATTGTGATTCACCAGTTCTTTGGTAACTTGGTACAAGCGTCGCGAGTCGTCGTTGAGTTTCATTTTGTATTCTGAATCAACGGCTTGGCGTTCTTTATCTAGTGCTTCTTCGTTAAAAAGTGGCGCTGTGAAAAATTGGCTGAAGCGATCGAGTGCGGTTTCAAAGGCATTCAATTCAACATCAAAAAAGAAGCAGGTGTGTTCGGTTCCGGTCCAAGCATTGTTGCTACCACCATGTTGGCTGATAAAACTTTGGAACTCTCCGACCTTTGGATACTTTTCAGTTCCCAAAAATAGCATATGCTCTAAGTAGTGCGCTAAACCCTCTCGGTCGGTAGGGTCATCAAAATGCCCGACATTAACGGCGAGTGCGGCTGCAGCTTTTTGAGCGTTCTGATCGTGAACTAACAGTACTCGCAATCCGTTATCCAAGGTTACGTAACGGTATTGATGTTCATCATTAGGGCTTAAATGCACAGAAGCATCTCCAGAGAAGGTGGTTTTTAAATTATGTACGCGATGATTTGAGGTGCAAACCTTGCGATCACATTTTGGGATATGAAGAGCTTTTTGGCGACTTCTAAATCATTTTTATCGATTTTTATCAGTGATTTATTTTCTTTTAATAAGATTGTTAAGAAAGTCGAACTCTTTAGCAAGTGACTTGATATAATTATTTATATAGACTGCGGCTTCTCTAGTTTGAGAGCCAAACGCTAAGTAGCGTATCGCTGATATGGGATATATCGACTTTCGAAATGTTACGTAGACAGGACTGAACATGAAAATATTCATAATGCGCCACGGTGAAGCAGAACATTTTGCGGACTCGGATGCAGAACGAGCGTTAACCAAGCGCGGGAAAATGGCATCTCTTGCAGTGGCTCAAGCTGCAAATGAGCAGGGGATTAGTCAATTCGATAAAGTGCTTGTGAGCCCATATTTAAGGGCACAAGAAACGTGGTTAGAAATCTCTCAGGCTTTTTCTGGAAAGAAAGTAGAAACCTGTGATGATATTACGCCTTATGGAATGTCCGACGACGTGTTTGATTTGACCGTAGCAATGGCAGAAGTAGAAAAACTAGAGACCATTTTATTTGTTTCTCATTTACCTCTAGTGGGCTACTTAACAGCAGAATTTGCAACGGGCATGGCGCCACCTATGTTTCCGACGTCAGGTTTGGCTTGCATTGAATTCGACCTTGAGACACAAAAAGGCGAGTTACTTTGGAACATCAATCCATAGTCGAGGTTTTATCTAACCTGTAGGCTGAAAGATAACAAAGAAAAGGGCACCTCAATGATTTGAGGTGCCCTTTTCTGTTTTTGACGTTGGGGGGGAATAGCGAGTCAGGGTTATTTGTCTGGAATAGCAAGCAAAACCAACAACGCACCGTTACCACCGAACTCTAAAGGTGCTTGGTGAAAGGCCATCACGTCAGGGTGCTGCGCTAACCACAAAGGCACCTTCTGTTTAAGGATGTGTTTACCGATACCGTGCTGAACACAGGCACACGCCACGCTCTCTTTCACGCAGTGCGCAATCATGGCTCCTAACTCGCGTTTCGCTTCTTGTTGAGTCATACCGTGCATATCAAGATACACATCAGGTACGTAGACACCACGACGTAAGCGCTTCACCTCATACTTAGAGACATCATCACGCGCATAACGTGTTGGGCCTTCTTCGCTAAGATGCGGAATGAACTCATCCGAGAAATAAAACTCGCTATCACTGGCTTGTCTTGCCGTTCGAGTAATTTCTTTTTGCTTGGCATTTCTTTTTGGCTGCTGGACTATGGTATCCTGTTGCAACTTTTTAACGCCCTTTACTGCATCGTTGAATAGGGCGAAATCGTCATCGAAGTCGGTGTCTTTTTTGCTCATCAGGTTATGAATTCTAATTAGAAACGTAATTAGCAGTATTGTAGCGCTTTTCGGAGACAATTTTGGATAAGATTTTTGTAGAAGAAGCGGTATCAGAACTACACACGCTTCAAGATGTGATTCGTTGGACTGTTAGTCGCTTTAACGCAGCGGGCCTTTTTTATGGTCACGGCACTGATAACGCGTGGGATGAGGCGGTACAACTTATTTTACCTACTCTTTATCTGCCGATTGATGTTCCTTCGCATGTTATGAACTCTCGTCTAACGAGCAGCGAACGTCTGCGTATTGTTGAGCGCGTAATCAAGCGTATCAATGATCGTACACCAACGGCTTACCTAACCAACAAAGCTTGGTTCTGTGGTCTAGAGTTCTTCGTTGATGAACGCGTTCTTGTGCCTCGTTCGCCAATTGGTGAGCTGATCGAAGCTCAATTCCAACCTTGGTTAACTGAAGAGCCAACGCGCATCATGGACCTTTGTACGGGTAGTGGCTGTATTGCTATTGCTTGTGCTCATGCATTCCCTGACGCTGAAGTAGACGCGATTGATATTTCTACTGACGCATTGCAAGTTGCTGAGCAGAACGTTCAAGATCACGGCATGGAGCAGCAAGTGTTCCCAATCCGTTCAGATCTTTTCCGTGATTTACCAAAAGAGAAATACAACCTGATCGTATCGAATCCACCTTACGTGGACGAAGAAGATATGAACAGCTTGCCAGAAGAGTTTACTCATGAACCAGAACTTGGCCTAGCGGCAGGTACTGATGGACTGAAACTGGTTCGTCGTATCTTAGCTAACGCGCCAAACTACCTAACGGATGATGGTATTCTGATCTGTGAAGTGGGCAACTCAATGGTTCACATGATGGATCAGTACCCAGAGATTCCATTCACTTGGATTGAATTCTCTAATGGTGGTCATGGCGTATTCATGATCACTCGTGAGCAGCTAGTGGCTTGTGCAGATGAGTTCTCTCTCTACAAAGACTAAGTTTTTTTATAGACTAAGTTTGCACAGACTAAAGTTTATATAGACTAAGCTTTGTATCGAAAAAGCTTCTTTGATTAGATTCGGGTTACCTTCGTTATTAAAGAAACCCTCTCTGTATTAATTTAAACGCCATGCAGCAATGCATGGCGTTTTTTATTGCCTACATTTTGGATATCGGGACTTAGCGTTTGGGATTCGTTGCATATTATTTAGTTGCTTAATATGAATAACTATCACATATTGATGGTCAATGTTTAGTCGTTTTAGTGAGTTAAGGAGAATTCGCGATGAGCTTTGATACATGGATTTATTATTTATTAGCGGTGCTGATTTTGACAGCTTCGCCCGGGCCAAGCTCTTTATTATGCATGACCAAAGGTGTGCAATCTGGCTTTAAATTATCGATATTTACCGCGCTGGGTAGCTTAACTGCGATTACTGGAATTCTAACGTTATCGTTTACCGGGCTAGGTGTGATTATCGCTTCGTCTGAGGTGGTATTTAATGTCATTAAATGGACAGGAGCCGCTTACCTAATCTACCTTGGCTGGAAGTCGCTACGTTCTAGTCAGCAAGATTACGACAACCTATCCAATCAACAATCCGATTCTAAATCTGTTAATGAAAGTGCTGCGCAGCATTACTTAAGTGGCTTCATTGTTGGTGCGAGCAATCCCAAAGCTATTCTATTTTTTACCGCACTTTTCCCACAATTTATTGACCCGTCGATCGCTCTGGTTCCCCAGTTTACCGTGTTTGCTTTGACCTTCGCCGTGATGGAATTATCTTGGTTAATGGTGTATGCCTACTTGGGCGCGAAGTCGTCAAATTGGTTGTTTGCTAAAGGCCGAGCCAAGGTATTCAATCGTGTCACTGGAGGTGTCTTTATTGGGGCTGGTGCACTGCTTTCGACGACCAGTCGAGCATAGCTTTTGATTTATCAAATAGTTGAATAGTTACAGAAGTTTCTTGGTGTTGTAATAAAAGGTTAATATTAATGTGCTTGCTGATATCGGCATAAAGTCGATATATTGGTGTTACACCATCACGTTCTCGAGGAGAGACATATGCAGCATCAAGAAATGATTCAACACAGTAATTTTGGCGTTATCAGTCGCACTTGGATTTTCTCTACCCTTTCTCTAGTGGGTATTCTTGCTCTAATGTAGTCAGTTTTATGGCTCAATATTTTCAGTTTTTATTATGAATACACTTGTTAAAAAGTCTTCAAAGTCAGAACTCTTATTCTCGTAAATGTGGCTCTTCTCATCAGTCTAGCCACTTAGCTTTTCCTCTTCTTAGCAGTACCTTTCTCTCAGTAACCTTTTTCTCTGAATAATCTATTTGTCTGATTAACCCCTTTATCTCAATAGACTCACTGCATAACCTGATCTGAAGTTGTTATCAAACTGTGATAATCTTAAATCATCTTTTATCTACAGTGTGCCTCTCATGTCTGTCTGGGATTCTATTTCATTTAACAATCGATTTACCGCATTACCTCGACTGTTCTATACCCCAATTCAACCTACACCGCTCAGCAATGTCCAATGGCTCGCATGGAACCATAATCTTGCGAATGAACTTGGCTTTCCGTCATTTGAAAACGCTTCCGAGGAATTGCTTGAAACGTTATCTGGCAATGTTGAACCTAAGCAGTTTTCGCCACTCGCAATGAAATACGCAGGTCACCAGTTTGGCTCTTATAACCCGGACTTAGGTGATGGAAGAGGGCTGTTATTAGCGCAAGTTGTCGCGAAAAGTGGTGAAACGTTCGACTTACACCTTAAAGGTGCAGGTAAAACCCCCTATTCACGTATGGGCGATGGTCGAGCGGTTATTCGCTCAACGGTTCGTGAGTATCTATGTAGCGAAGCGATGGCGGGTCTTAATATCCCAACCACACGTGCGTTGGCGATGATGACCAGCGATACGCCGGTTTATCGTGAGAAGCAAGAGTGGGGCGCATTGTTGGTGCGTGCTGCTGAGTCACACATCCGTTTTGGTCACTTTGAACACCTGTTTTATACCAATCAGTTGGCAGAACATAAATTATTGGCCGACAAAGTCATCGAATGGCACTTCCCAGAATGCCTCGATGAAGAGAAGCCCTACGCAGCCATGTTTAATGAGATTGTTGATCGCACCGCTGAAATGGTCGCATTGTGGCAAGCGAATGGTTTTGCTCACGGAGTGATGAACACTGATAACATGTCTATCATCGGCCAAACCTTCGATTATGGCCCATTCGCATTCCTTGATGAATATGACCCAAGATTGATCTGTAATCACTCGGATTACCAAGGTCGTTATGCTTTCAATCAACAGCCTAGAATTGGATTGTGGAACCTATCGGCACTGGCGCACTCACTTTCGCCGCTGGTGGATAAAGCCGAACTTGAGGCTGCACTCGAACAATACGAACCACAAATGAATGGTTATTTCAGTCAGATGATGCGTCGTAAGTTGGGGCTGCTTTCGAAACAAGAAGGTGACAGCCGTTTGTTTGAATCTATGTTTGAGTTGATGTCGCAAAACAAAGTCGACTACCCAAGATTCTTTAGAACGCTGTCGAACTTGGATACCTTGCTGCCACAGGAAGTGATTGATTTGATTATCGACCGCGAGGCAGCGAAGCTGTGGATGGATAACTACTTACAACGCTGCGAATTGGAAGACAGTTCAGTGGCAGAGCGCAGCGAAAAGATGCGACAAGTGAACCCGAAATACATCCTCAGAAATTACCTTGCTCAACTCGCCATAGATAAAGCGGAACGCGGTGATAGTAGCGATATTGAAGCATTAATGGTGGTTCTGGCTGACCCTTATGCAGAACACCCTGATTATGAACATCTGGCAGCTCTGCCTCCTGAGTGGGGCAAAGCCATGGAAATCAGCTGTTCCTCTTAACCTTCTATGATTCTTTGAGTCGCTAAGTACAGGTAGAGGTCACTAAGATGTGATCTTTATCTGTTTGTTCGTCTAACTTTACAAACATGTCAATAATCAAATAATCGGCCAGCCTATACACTATGTGAATAAGTTGTAAATTTAATAGGTTTGGGCGATGCCAACAAATACTCGAATTCTCGTGGTGGATGATGATCAAGAAATCCGCGAGCTGCTGGAAGAGTACCTCACAAAATCGGGTTTCGATGTCTCTTCTGTTGGAGACGGTGTTGAATTAGAAACCCACCTGCAAAGCCAAGGTTATCCAGACCTGATTCTGCTCGATGTTATGCTCCCCGGTGACGATGGTTTTACCTTGTGTCAGCGAGTTCGAAAGCAATCTAATGTGCCAATCATCATGCTGACAGCGGTATCGGATGAAACCGATCAAATTATTGGTTTAGAAATTGGTGC belongs to Vibrio splendidus and includes:
- a CDS encoding LysE family translocator — translated: MSFDTWIYYLLAVLILTASPGPSSLLCMTKGVQSGFKLSIFTALGSLTAITGILTLSFTGLGVIIASSEVVFNVIKWTGAAYLIYLGWKSLRSSQQDYDNLSNQQSDSKSVNESAAQHYLSGFIVGASNPKAILFFTALFPQFIDPSIALVPQFTVFALTFAVMELSWLMVYAYLGAKSSNWLFAKGRAKVFNRVTGGVFIGAGALLSTTSRA
- the smrB gene encoding endonuclease SmrB, which codes for MSKKDTDFDDDFALFNDAVKGVKKLQQDTIVQQPKRNAKQKEITRTARQASDSEFYFSDEFIPHLSEEGPTRYARDDVSKYEVKRLRRGVYVPDVYLDMHGMTQQEAKRELGAMIAHCVKESVACACVQHGIGKHILKQKVPLWLAQHPDVMAFHQAPLEFGGNGALLVLLAIPDK
- the fadI gene encoding acetyl-CoA C-acyltransferase FadI, with translation MGKQEVKTRSGERVAVVAGLRTPFARQSTEFSQVPAVDLGKMVVSEMLARTDVDPALIEQVVFGQVVQMPEAPNIAREIVLGTGMDINTDAYSVTRACATSFQAAVNVTESIMAGTIDVGIAGGADSSSVLPIGVSKKLAANLLALSKTKTMGQKLKILKTLSVKDLMPVPPAVAEYSTGLSMGQTAEQMAKTHGITREAQDALAHRSHSLASQAWKEGKIKDEVMTAFPAPYKKYLAEDNNVRHDSTVEGYAKLRPAFDRKYGSVTAANATPLTDGGAAVMLMREGKAKELGLEVLGYIRGYAFSAIGVETDMLMGPTYATSQVLKNTGLELSDLTLIEMHEAFAAQVLANVKMFASDEFAQKNLGRDKAIGEIDMEKFNVLGSSIAYGHPFAATGARMMTQTLRELKRRGGGLALNTACAAGGLGAAMILEVE
- the fadJ gene encoding fatty acid oxidation complex subunit alpha FadJ — translated: MSTTLDATTEKETVAQPDSTSATESTKKKATAFTLNIDEQDIAWLAIDVPNEKMNTLQAAFAEEMKAIFEQLKEKQSRVKGLIVHSLKPDNFIAGADVRMLDACKTADEAQSLARQGQEMFQTLSDLPYPVVAAIHGPCLGGGLELALACDYRVCTDSDKTRLGLPEVQLGLLPGSGGTQRLPRLIGLLPSLDLILTGKQLRAKKAKSLGVVDACVPETILLEVAKSFVEKNSGGKKGKRLASKSQASTKEKLISRTGLGRKVIFEQASKKTNQKTRGNYPAADAILDVIRYGLENGFDKGLQYEAKRFSELVMTSESKALRSIFFATTEMKKEHGADAEPKAVKRVGVLGGGLMGAGISHVSVAKAKVPVRIKDVSNEGVLNALNYNFKLFDKQRKRRILTKAGLESKMLQLSGGIDFTSFNHTDVVIEAVFEDLDLKQSMVADIEANAKPETIFATNTSSLPIHKIAEKAQRPENVVGLHYFSPAEKMPLVEVIPHETTSEETISTVVALAKKQGKTPIVVKDTAGFYVNRILAPYMNEAAHLLLANEPIEKLDSTLLDFGFPVGPITLLDEVGVDIGAKIIPILVNELGDRFQGPDVFDILLNDNRKGRKSGKGFYTYKGKKKEVDKSVYKLLKLQPDPKLSDNDIAMRCVLPMLNEAVRCLDDGIIRSPRDGDIGAIFGIGFPPFLGGPFRYMDQIGIKSLVEMMNDFAKKYGDRFAPCDGLLTRAGLDESFYK
- the prmB gene encoding 50S ribosomal protein L3 N(5)-glutamine methyltransferase, with protein sequence MDKIFVEEAVSELHTLQDVIRWTVSRFNAAGLFYGHGTDNAWDEAVQLILPTLYLPIDVPSHVMNSRLTSSERLRIVERVIKRINDRTPTAYLTNKAWFCGLEFFVDERVLVPRSPIGELIEAQFQPWLTEEPTRIMDLCTGSGCIAIACAHAFPDAEVDAIDISTDALQVAEQNVQDHGMEQQVFPIRSDLFRDLPKEKYNLIVSNPPYVDEEDMNSLPEEFTHEPELGLAAGTDGLKLVRRILANAPNYLTDDGILICEVGNSMVHMMDQYPEIPFTWIEFSNGGHGVFMITREQLVACADEFSLYKD
- the sixA gene encoding phosphohistidine phosphatase SixA, encoding MKIFIMRHGEAEHFADSDAERALTKRGKMASLAVAQAANEQGISQFDKVLVSPYLRAQETWLEISQAFSGKKVETCDDITPYGMSDDVFDLTVAMAEVEKLETILFVSHLPLVGYLTAEFATGMAPPMFPTSGLACIEFDLETQKGELLWNINP
- a CDS encoding insulinase family protein encodes the protein MHLSPNDEHQYRYVTLDNGLRVLLVHDQNAQKAAAALAVNVGHFDDPTDREGLAHYLEHMLFLGTEKYPKVGEFQSFISQHGGSNNAWTGTEHTCFFFDVELNAFETALDRFSQFFTAPLFNEEALDKERQAVDSEYKMKLNDDSRRLYQVTKELVNHNHPFSKFSVGNIETLGDRNGETIRQEILAFHQQQYSADLMTLTLSGNQSLDEMQSWVEERFSSITNHKLQGKKVAVPIVGELSTGVQVHVKPIKEVRKLILTFPMPSMDEHYGIKPLSFFAHLIGYEGEGSLMMQLKEKGWITSLSAGGGASGSNYRDFTISCSMTIEGLTKTDNVVQAIFQYIKLIEQQGIEEWRYLEKRAVLESAFRFQEPSRPLDVVSHLVINMQHYQEQDVVYGDYKMSHFDEELQRSLLTYLSVDNMRVTIVAQGFEYDREAKWYFTPYSVTPFSSEQTQCFTCINPGWMFELPSKNPFICYDLDPAELEGDAKHPQLLEELDGFKLWHLQDHQFRVPKGVVYIAIDSPHSVATPRNIVKTRLCVEMFLDSLEKDTYQAEIAGMGYNMYTHQGGVTLTLSGFSEKQPQLLNMILERFQARDFSPTRFETIKHQLLRNWNNASQDRPISQLFNAMTGILQPNNPPYSVLIEALETIEVDELSSFVQAILAELHVEMFVYGDWKKADAHKMAETLKDALRVQDQAYEESLRPLIMLGENGSFQREVVCNQDDSAIVVYYQCADISPKNIALYSLANHLMSATFFHEIRTKQQLGYMVGTGNMPLNRHPGIVLYVQSPNAAPADLLASIDEFLNAFYMVLLELNDYQWHSSKRGLWNQISTPDTTLRGRAQRLWVAIGNKDLEFNQRERVLEDLKGLTRSDMMRFVVSQLKPRTANRLIMHAHGNAHDEEDKLTAGVEIGSIDEFQLRPKDCELG